From a region of the Chitinophaga caseinilytica genome:
- a CDS encoding TonB-dependent receptor encodes MKTIRLLALAGLLAHYNASAQQIIGRVTDKTGRGLEGASVVLAGTADGATADSLGRFRFATSAPAPYRLTASYIGYKPATVEATPGVDIRITLAIDPASLQPVVISAGSFSAGDKNKGAVMTAMDVVSVAGNGGDVANAARTLPGAQQIGEREGLFVRGGAGNETRQFVDGTLVPSPYFAAMPGLPQFNRISSPFLFDGIIFSTGGYSAAYGQGLSGALILETQDLPDKSSAVIGISPMVAVAGVQKLAKNGKSSLGLSTRFMSWQYYAKAVPQNPEYAKGPAYSVTEANFRARTGKTGMLKIYANFGFHQSELYRDDVDSAALLNRFASTDRNIYLNVSHRSRPGEHWRLDLGGSLNYNSADISRGVTGQDKTQVHPEGAAFEGKTADYRSRERSLQGKAVITRYLGGGHLLLAGSEVQIGEMDEIYAAFAEGEWRLHHAVALRTGARWEYSRLSGRGDLAPRLSLAVRTGAHSQLNAAWGMYFQQAERRWRMEAPILPQAKATHYILNYTRKENGRLFRAEAFYKKYDRLLKTTPDINMNGSGYANGLEMFWRDKKSVRNFDYWVSYSYLHTRRDHLNFPMPLQPDFAAPHTLSVVTKRTFEKLSTNVNLSWSLAAGRPYYDFAPGGAIRQQGTTRGYNVVNFGLAHMLSLFPKWKQKDFTVIACGVNNLLGTRQVFGYTFSYDGTNRSPITLPATRNYFIGIFMSLGIDRTEDYLNENL; translated from the coding sequence ATGAAAACCATTCGTCTTTTGGCCCTGGCGGGGCTTTTAGCTCACTATAACGCATCCGCGCAGCAGATTATTGGCCGCGTCACGGATAAAACCGGCCGCGGACTGGAAGGCGCCAGCGTCGTGCTCGCCGGAACGGCGGACGGCGCCACGGCCGACAGCCTCGGCCGGTTCCGGTTCGCCACTTCAGCGCCCGCGCCTTACCGGTTGACGGCCAGCTACATCGGCTACAAACCCGCCACCGTGGAAGCCACCCCGGGAGTAGATATCCGCATCACCCTGGCCATCGACCCCGCGTCCCTGCAACCCGTCGTGATTTCCGCCGGCTCCTTTTCCGCCGGCGATAAAAACAAAGGGGCCGTCATGACCGCCATGGATGTGGTTTCCGTGGCCGGCAACGGCGGCGATGTGGCCAATGCCGCGCGCACCCTGCCCGGCGCGCAGCAGATCGGGGAAAGGGAAGGGCTCTTCGTGCGGGGAGGCGCCGGTAACGAAACGCGCCAGTTCGTAGACGGAACGCTCGTGCCCTCGCCGTATTTCGCGGCGATGCCGGGGCTGCCGCAGTTCAACCGCATTTCGTCGCCTTTCCTGTTCGACGGTATCATTTTCAGCACGGGCGGTTATTCCGCCGCTTATGGCCAGGGGCTCAGCGGCGCGCTCATCCTCGAAACGCAGGATCTGCCGGACAAATCGTCGGCCGTGATCGGGATATCGCCCATGGTGGCGGTGGCCGGGGTGCAAAAACTGGCGAAAAACGGGAAAAGCAGCCTGGGGCTCAGCACCAGGTTCATGTCCTGGCAATACTACGCCAAAGCCGTTCCCCAAAATCCGGAATATGCCAAAGGTCCGGCGTACTCCGTCACGGAAGCGAATTTCCGCGCCAGAACGGGGAAGACGGGCATGCTGAAAATCTACGCCAACTTCGGTTTCCATCAATCGGAACTGTACCGGGATGATGTAGACAGCGCCGCGCTGCTAAACCGTTTCGCGTCCACCGACCGGAACATCTACCTCAACGTGAGCCACCGGAGCCGCCCGGGAGAACACTGGCGCCTGGACCTGGGGGGATCGCTGAATTACAACAGCGCGGATATCAGCCGGGGCGTAACGGGGCAGGATAAAACCCAGGTTCATCCGGAAGGTGCGGCATTCGAAGGCAAAACCGCCGATTACCGCAGCCGGGAACGATCGCTGCAGGGAAAGGCCGTGATCACCCGTTACCTCGGCGGCGGACATTTATTGCTGGCAGGTTCGGAAGTGCAGATCGGGGAGATGGATGAAATATATGCTGCATTCGCGGAAGGAGAGTGGCGGCTGCATCATGCCGTGGCCCTGCGGACCGGTGCGCGATGGGAATACAGCCGGCTTTCCGGCCGGGGAGACCTCGCACCCCGCCTGAGCCTCGCGGTGCGGACGGGCGCCCATTCCCAGCTGAACGCGGCCTGGGGCATGTACTTCCAGCAGGCGGAAAGGCGCTGGCGGATGGAAGCGCCCATCCTCCCGCAAGCCAAAGCCACCCATTACATCCTCAATTACACGCGGAAGGAAAATGGAAGGCTCTTCCGGGCGGAAGCATTCTACAAAAAATACGACCGCCTCCTCAAAACAACGCCTGATATAAATATGAACGGTTCCGGCTACGCGAACGGACTGGAAATGTTCTGGCGGGATAAAAAATCCGTCCGCAATTTCGATTACTGGGTCAGCTACAGCTACCTCCACACCCGCCGCGATCATCTCAATTTCCCCATGCCGCTGCAACCCGATTTCGCTGCGCCGCATACTTTGTCGGTAGTCACCAAACGGACTTTCGAAAAACTCAGCACCAACGTGAACCTGTCGTGGTCCCTGGCGGCGGGGAGGCCTTACTACGACTTCGCGCCGGGAGGCGCCATCCGCCAGCAAGGCACCACCAGGGGATACAACGTCGTCAACTTCGGATTGGCGCATATGCTGTCCCTCTTCCCGAAATGGAAGCAGAAAGACTTCACCGTAATTGCATGTGGCGTTAACAACCTGCTGGGGACCAGGCAGGTATTTGGGTACACGTTCAGTTACGACGGCACCAACAGATCGCCGATAACCTTACCGGCTACACGAAATTACTTCATCGGGATCTTCATGAGCCTGGGCATCGACCGGACGGAAGATTACCTCAACGAAAATTTGTAA
- a CDS encoding LytTR family DNA-binding domain-containing protein encodes MRILILEDEPLVAAHLIKQVRDLEPEWQIIGPVASLREAELLLQAGPDLVLADIQLSDGISLDLFHHLQPAVPVIFTTAYDQYAIRAFKINSIDYLLKPIDPEELAAAFRKYALLRDKYASPQFMGELMQFVRHQQQKQLFKESFTVHSGKSVYVFPLAEIAGFSKNEVIYLHHADGRNWITDYRSLDEIEELLDPQQCYRASRQFIVNRAWLAGYKTDDTSRLTLHFKAGKWPPVTVSKDKAAAFRTWFG; translated from the coding sequence ATGCGAATTTTGATACTGGAAGACGAGCCCCTCGTGGCCGCGCATCTCATCAAACAGGTACGGGACCTGGAACCGGAATGGCAGATCATCGGCCCGGTGGCCAGCCTGCGCGAAGCGGAGCTCCTCCTGCAGGCAGGCCCCGATCTCGTATTGGCAGACATCCAGCTGTCTGACGGCATCAGCCTCGACCTGTTCCATCACCTCCAACCGGCCGTTCCCGTCATTTTCACGACGGCTTACGATCAATACGCCATCCGCGCGTTCAAGATCAACAGTATCGATTATCTCCTCAAACCCATTGACCCCGAAGAGCTTGCGGCCGCCTTCCGGAAATATGCTTTATTGCGCGATAAATATGCCAGTCCCCAGTTCATGGGCGAACTGATGCAGTTCGTCCGCCACCAGCAGCAGAAGCAGCTTTTCAAGGAATCGTTCACCGTTCATTCCGGCAAAAGCGTTTATGTGTTCCCGTTAGCCGAGATCGCGGGGTTCTCCAAAAACGAAGTGATCTATCTCCATCATGCCGACGGCCGCAACTGGATCACCGATTACCGCTCGCTCGACGAGATCGAGGAGTTGCTCGATCCGCAGCAGTGCTATCGCGCCAGCCGCCAGTTCATCGTCAACCGCGCATGGCTCGCTGGTTACAAGACCGATGACACGAGCCGGCTCACATTACACTTCAAGGCCGGGAAATGGCCGCCGGTAACGGTGAGCAAAGATAAAGCCGCCGCGTTCCGTACCTGGTTCGGGTGA
- a CDS encoding exonuclease domain-containing protein — protein MYAIVDIETTGGHASAGKITEVAIFLHDGMQITGRYETLVNPGIPIPRYIQALTGITDEMVESAPLFEDIAEHIFNLLQGQIFIAHNVNFDYSFLRHELGHCGYKLQAKKLCTVRLSRKVFPGFPSYSLGNLCRQLNIGIVNRHRASGDASATVRLFELLLAADKLGAIAQALNARSKDKWLPLHLSQDYVDDLPGTPGVYYFHNEKGKVVYVGKARNIRKRVTSHFTGNSAGRQRQEFLRNIHSITFEKTGTELMAFILESIEIRRLWPQYNNAQKRVESKFGFYTFEDQQGYLRLAIEKRRKYTTPVFAFNLLAEGHSLLRQLIREFKLCPKLCFLQTSPDPCTGMADKTCKGACEKKEKPDKYNKRVLEAIGHLQSQQPSFLILDAGRQATEQSCILMEKGKFYGMGYVPRDVAVSDTAMLKDWLTQYPENEFILNLLRTYANNNAGRLVQVPA, from the coding sequence ATGTACGCGATCGTAGACATTGAAACCACCGGCGGGCACGCCAGCGCAGGGAAGATCACCGAGGTAGCCATTTTTTTGCATGACGGCATGCAGATCACCGGCCGTTACGAGACCCTGGTGAACCCGGGCATCCCCATCCCCCGGTACATCCAGGCGCTGACCGGTATTACGGACGAGATGGTGGAAAGCGCCCCGCTTTTCGAAGATATCGCCGAGCATATTTTCAACCTCCTCCAGGGCCAGATTTTCATCGCGCACAACGTCAACTTCGACTATTCGTTCCTCCGCCACGAGCTTGGCCATTGCGGCTACAAGCTCCAGGCGAAAAAGCTCTGCACCGTGCGGCTCAGCCGCAAAGTATTCCCCGGTTTTCCGTCGTACAGCCTGGGGAACCTGTGCCGCCAGCTGAATATCGGTATCGTGAACCGCCACCGCGCTTCGGGAGACGCCAGCGCCACCGTCCGACTCTTCGAACTGCTGCTCGCGGCAGACAAGCTGGGGGCCATCGCGCAGGCGCTCAATGCCCGTTCGAAAGACAAATGGCTGCCGCTGCACCTTTCACAGGATTATGTAGACGATCTGCCTGGCACGCCCGGGGTGTATTATTTCCATAATGAAAAGGGAAAGGTAGTCTATGTGGGAAAGGCGAGGAACATCCGCAAAAGGGTCACCAGCCATTTCACGGGGAACAGCGCCGGCCGGCAACGCCAGGAATTCCTTCGCAACATTCACAGCATCACTTTCGAAAAAACCGGAACGGAATTGATGGCCTTCATCCTGGAATCCATCGAGATCCGCCGGTTGTGGCCGCAATACAACAATGCACAGAAGCGCGTCGAATCGAAATTCGGATTTTATACTTTCGAAGACCAGCAAGGCTACCTGCGCCTGGCCATCGAAAAAAGAAGGAAATACACGACGCCCGTTTTTGCCTTCAACCTCCTGGCCGAAGGCCACAGCCTGCTCCGGCAGCTCATCCGGGAATTCAAGCTGTGCCCGAAGCTTTGCTTCCTGCAAACCAGTCCCGATCCCTGTACCGGCATGGCCGACAAAACCTGCAAAGGCGCCTGCGAGAAAAAGGAGAAACCGGACAAATACAATAAACGCGTGCTGGAAGCCATCGGCCACCTGCAATCCCAACAGCCGTCGTTCCTCATTCTCGACGCCGGCCGCCAGGCCACCGAGCAAAGCTGTATCCTCATGGAAAAAGGGAAATTCTACGGGATGGGGTACGTTCCCCGCGACGTAGCCGTTTCCGATACCGCCATGCTGAAAGACTGGCTGACGCAATACCCTGAAAACGAATTCATTCTCAATCTGTTACGAACTTACGCGAATAATAACGCGGGACGGTTGGTGCAGGTACCTGCATAA
- a CDS encoding AAA domain-containing protein: MISFRQFLQTAFQHGPYTTDDVIAAVLPLFRDVQALHDEGLVAPFGPESAIQATARTLRLNPEGALPPQDAADKVDALFNGHNPNFEVIDKVRLPEGQAAQSLRVHTDTDKPLRHAAYIPGFDSYELLLGHHDEQTDIFVLGLVLASLALGLDLHDPETLQTLVAQRERPLLHKNLHPALGTLITEMTELERGNRTPDLREAIHRLENYRDFDPEKQTDLAQVAGWVTHDRSEKQQFILHKLRNRLFDISRRNRLLFYKANSRFANLTFGSVPMVLHHQSIRPELLFTWNADIESKVVAMGDLSLNKYLRFEDHPYLPAVLNKIRLEAQRDVQEFGFSQLKLVVAFLKWHNLAEDPQESIHSPLLLLPVELKKKKQTGGDQYVLTVTDNNAEVNPVLANRLQELFGIELPDSVDLEDMSPEVFCEHIRRQVEGANRGIVLQYLRKPRIRLIYKEARETAEQYRKKTSGAEVPKPKDAPAEPDEVTEKELFEWAEAEANPYRWEFDACQVVLGNFNYKKMSLVRDYNAAIEQRHRHGVFDHLFSDHPRPLAEETELPALPEEWFHVIQADPTQTRAILQARKGESYIIQGPPGTGKSQTITNLIADFVARGKKVLFVCEKRAALDVVFHRLQQQGLSDLCSYIHDSQGDKRAFIKDLKQSYEAALKPDTDLHTITLRRDALLHNLRRQLQLLQEFHDTHADETESAGVPVRTLIERLLSLKPLIPATDAETEEIVPGYLQWLQFGNVVEQLGQALEETGAEPVFASHPLSRVNESVFASPQPIGLLKQLTTDALALLETLQSAREHASRLSELKALVLQATLLLPLASAGLLRLVDPSNPDAQAFEMRFAEVKGLQRSAEEAAAQNTGWRQKLSVEDTVAGLEVARRHEDSFWRFLSGRWRRLNRTLRAQYDFAARAVPPSAVFILEQLQHEYEAAATASRARQSLESDYRISQLEMTWLAVERLRGKLHEPSLQYLLHHPQAAETVRNLAALQEPLLKLETLLAQTLADPAPQPFGELTDLLESIRLNAPALEELLPVLGNYTALPGDFKSALRKLPWSPGELEAGMAGKSLRQLYRSNKAFAQAGAHNVEQAVGTVKHCYGELLQLNAAYIRANIRRQFLENVQRSQKADEAYMDGRRILENEFSKSMRFKSIRELCSRASGRVLLDLKPVWLMSPLSVSDAFPLDQPFFDAVIFDEASQITLEEGVPALYRAPQTIIVGDEKQMPPTDFFSARTGDPDDLGADPVDDDILSADADSLLTQGARKMNSYLLGWHYRSHFETLISYSNHAFYDAALLTIPDRSEHAAQRQPISVAQPSDAMFNIKAIFDRSISYHHIPQGVYAKRGNMAEAGYIAHLVRELLGKRTKDSIGIVAFSQEQQSAINAALDALAEQDPAFDDLLDEAMARTENGQFTGLFVKNLENVQGDERDIIIMSVCYAPDPRGKMSMHFGPINKKGGEKRLNVIFSRARRHMAIVSSIRHGQITNLYNPGANFLSRFLQYAEQVSTGNMKQARLVLDGLTTARPQGRFRSGDTVVLQEIREALEKEGLTVAEQVGQSGFRCSLAVKSKPDDAQYALGIQVDDEAWYQHDNVLEQYYQRPAVMETFGWRTITVYAKDWLSEPEKVVEDIMKRLGKQAQANGNAVVKEDALPEGTVRLLTGEGKQEKFWEITATGPKLFIRHGKSGTKGQIEVKTCINEADAEKEMDKAIAEKKAAGWRELAAN; the protein is encoded by the coding sequence ATGATCTCATTCCGGCAGTTCCTGCAAACTGCCTTCCAGCACGGACCATACACCACAGACGACGTTATCGCGGCCGTACTCCCGCTTTTCCGCGACGTACAGGCATTGCACGACGAAGGCCTCGTGGCTCCCTTCGGCCCCGAATCCGCCATCCAGGCTACGGCCCGCACCCTCCGGCTCAACCCGGAAGGCGCCCTCCCGCCACAGGATGCCGCCGATAAGGTAGACGCCCTCTTCAACGGGCATAACCCCAACTTCGAAGTGATCGATAAAGTGCGGCTACCCGAAGGCCAGGCGGCACAATCGCTACGCGTACATACGGATACGGATAAACCGCTCCGCCATGCCGCTTACATCCCGGGATTCGACAGCTACGAATTGTTGCTGGGGCATCACGACGAACAGACCGATATTTTCGTGCTCGGCCTCGTGCTGGCCAGCCTCGCACTGGGGCTCGACCTGCACGATCCGGAAACTTTGCAAACCCTCGTGGCGCAGCGCGAGCGCCCCCTCCTCCATAAAAACCTCCATCCCGCCCTCGGCACCCTCATCACCGAAATGACGGAACTGGAGCGCGGCAATAGAACGCCCGATCTGCGCGAAGCCATCCACCGGCTCGAAAACTACCGCGACTTCGATCCCGAAAAACAGACCGACCTCGCGCAGGTAGCCGGCTGGGTTACGCACGACCGCAGCGAGAAGCAGCAATTCATCCTCCATAAACTCCGCAACCGGCTGTTCGATATCAGTCGCCGCAACCGCCTGCTGTTCTACAAGGCCAATTCCCGTTTCGCCAACCTCACTTTCGGCAGCGTGCCCATGGTACTGCACCACCAGAGCATCCGGCCGGAACTGCTGTTTACCTGGAACGCGGATATCGAATCGAAAGTGGTGGCCATGGGCGACCTGTCCCTCAATAAATACCTCCGTTTCGAAGACCATCCCTATCTGCCCGCCGTGCTGAACAAGATCAGGCTGGAGGCGCAGCGCGACGTGCAGGAATTCGGTTTCTCGCAACTCAAGCTGGTAGTGGCTTTCCTGAAATGGCACAACCTGGCCGAAGACCCGCAGGAAAGCATCCACAGTCCCCTGCTGTTGCTGCCCGTGGAACTGAAAAAGAAAAAACAGACCGGCGGCGATCAATACGTGCTGACCGTGACCGATAACAACGCCGAAGTGAACCCCGTGCTGGCGAACCGTCTGCAGGAGCTGTTCGGCATCGAATTGCCGGACAGTGTGGATTTGGAGGATATGTCGCCCGAAGTGTTCTGCGAGCACATCCGCCGGCAGGTGGAGGGCGCCAACCGCGGCATCGTGCTGCAATATCTCCGCAAACCCCGCATCCGCCTCATTTACAAGGAAGCGCGCGAAACCGCCGAGCAATACCGGAAAAAGACCAGCGGCGCGGAAGTGCCGAAGCCGAAAGACGCGCCGGCAGAACCGGACGAAGTCACCGAAAAGGAATTGTTCGAATGGGCGGAAGCCGAAGCGAACCCTTATCGCTGGGAGTTCGACGCCTGCCAGGTGGTGCTGGGGAATTTCAACTACAAGAAAATGAGCCTGGTGCGCGATTACAACGCCGCCATCGAGCAGCGGCACCGGCATGGCGTGTTCGACCATCTCTTCAGCGACCATCCGCGGCCGCTGGCGGAAGAAACGGAACTGCCTGCCCTGCCCGAAGAATGGTTCCACGTCATACAGGCCGATCCTACCCAAACGCGGGCCATCCTGCAGGCGCGGAAAGGCGAAAGCTATATCATTCAAGGCCCTCCGGGAACGGGCAAGAGCCAGACGATCACGAATCTCATCGCAGATTTCGTGGCGCGCGGGAAGAAAGTGCTGTTCGTTTGCGAAAAACGCGCCGCGCTCGACGTGGTTTTCCATCGCCTGCAACAACAGGGGCTTTCGGATTTGTGTTCGTATATACATGACAGTCAGGGCGACAAGCGCGCCTTCATCAAAGACCTTAAGCAGAGTTACGAAGCCGCCCTCAAACCGGACACAGACCTTCACACGATCACCCTCCGCCGCGACGCGCTGCTGCACAACCTGCGCCGGCAGTTGCAATTGTTGCAGGAGTTCCACGATACGCATGCCGATGAAACCGAATCCGCGGGCGTTCCGGTGCGGACGCTCATCGAGCGGCTGTTGTCGCTCAAACCGCTGATCCCCGCCACCGACGCGGAAACAGAAGAAATCGTGCCCGGGTATCTGCAGTGGTTGCAGTTCGGGAATGTGGTGGAACAGTTGGGGCAGGCGCTGGAAGAAACGGGCGCCGAGCCGGTGTTCGCCAGTCACCCGCTGAGCCGGGTGAACGAATCGGTGTTTGCGTCGCCGCAGCCCATCGGCTTGCTGAAACAATTGACGACAGATGCGCTGGCGCTGTTGGAAACGCTGCAATCGGCCAGGGAGCATGCTTCCCGGTTGAGCGAGCTGAAGGCGCTGGTGCTCCAGGCCACGTTGCTGTTGCCCCTGGCAAGTGCAGGGCTTTTGCGGTTGGTGGACCCGTCGAACCCCGATGCGCAGGCGTTCGAAATGCGGTTCGCGGAAGTGAAGGGATTGCAAAGATCGGCGGAGGAAGCCGCGGCGCAGAATACGGGCTGGCGGCAGAAATTGTCGGTGGAAGATACGGTTGCGGGGCTGGAAGTGGCGCGCCGGCACGAGGATTCTTTCTGGCGGTTTTTGTCCGGAAGATGGCGCCGGCTGAACAGGACGCTGCGTGCGCAATATGATTTTGCTGCCCGGGCGGTGCCTCCGTCCGCCGTTTTCATACTCGAACAACTGCAACACGAATACGAAGCGGCGGCAACGGCCTCCCGCGCCCGGCAATCCCTCGAATCGGATTACCGCATTTCCCAGCTGGAAATGACATGGCTGGCGGTGGAAAGGCTGCGTGGGAAACTGCACGAGCCCTCGCTCCAATATCTCCTCCATCACCCGCAAGCCGCCGAAACCGTGCGTAACCTCGCGGCATTGCAGGAACCCCTCCTCAAACTGGAAACCCTCCTCGCCCAAACCCTCGCCGACCCGGCCCCCCAGCCTTTCGGCGAACTGACCGACCTGCTGGAATCCATCCGTCTCAACGCCCCCGCTCTCGAAGAATTGCTTCCCGTGCTGGGTAACTATACCGCATTGCCGGGCGATTTTAAATCGGCCCTGCGTAAACTGCCCTGGTCGCCCGGGGAGCTGGAAGCCGGCATGGCCGGGAAATCGCTCCGCCAGCTGTACCGCTCCAACAAAGCTTTCGCGCAGGCAGGCGCGCACAACGTGGAACAGGCCGTGGGCACGGTAAAGCATTGCTACGGCGAACTGCTGCAACTCAACGCGGCGTACATCCGCGCCAACATCCGCCGGCAGTTCCTCGAAAACGTGCAGCGCAGCCAGAAAGCCGATGAAGCCTATATGGATGGGCGCCGCATCCTCGAGAACGAATTTTCGAAAAGCATGCGCTTCAAAAGCATCCGCGAACTTTGTTCCCGCGCCAGCGGCCGCGTGCTGCTCGATCTCAAGCCCGTGTGGCTCATGAGCCCCCTCAGCGTAAGCGACGCCTTCCCCCTCGATCAGCCTTTCTTCGACGCCGTTATTTTCGACGAAGCCTCGCAGATCACACTGGAAGAAGGCGTACCGGCGCTCTATCGCGCGCCGCAGACCATCATCGTGGGCGACGAAAAACAAATGCCGCCGACCGATTTCTTCTCCGCCCGCACCGGCGACCCCGACGATCTCGGCGCCGACCCTGTAGACGACGATATCCTCAGCGCGGATGCAGACAGCCTCCTCACCCAGGGCGCCCGCAAAATGAACAGCTATCTTCTCGGCTGGCACTACCGTAGTCATTTCGAAACACTGATCAGCTACAGCAACCACGCGTTTTACGATGCCGCGCTCCTCACGATCCCCGATCGCAGCGAGCACGCCGCACAACGCCAGCCGATCAGCGTGGCACAGCCGTCGGACGCCATGTTCAATATCAAAGCCATTTTCGACCGCAGCATCAGCTACCATCATATTCCACAAGGTGTCTACGCCAAACGCGGCAATATGGCCGAAGCCGGCTACATCGCCCACCTGGTGCGGGAATTGCTGGGCAAGCGGACCAAAGACAGCATCGGGATCGTGGCCTTCAGCCAGGAACAGCAAAGCGCCATCAACGCCGCGCTCGATGCTTTGGCGGAACAGGACCCTGCGTTCGATGATCTGCTCGACGAGGCCATGGCCCGCACCGAAAACGGCCAGTTCACGGGGCTTTTCGTGAAAAACCTCGAAAACGTGCAGGGCGATGAGCGAGACATCATCATCATGAGCGTATGCTACGCCCCCGATCCCCGCGGCAAAATGTCGATGCATTTCGGGCCGATCAATAAGAAAGGCGGTGAAAAACGGCTGAACGTGATCTTTAGCCGCGCGAGGCGGCACATGGCCATCGTAAGCTCTATCCGCCATGGCCAGATCACCAATCTCTACAACCCCGGCGCCAACTTCCTGTCGCGCTTCCTCCAATATGCCGAGCAGGTGAGCACGGGCAATATGAAACAGGCCAGACTGGTGCTCGACGGGCTCACGACCGCCCGTCCGCAGGGCCGTTTCCGCAGCGGCGATACCGTTGTGCTCCAGGAAATCCGCGAAGCCCTGGAAAAAGAAGGCCTGACCGTTGCCGAACAGGTGGGCCAGAGCGGGTTCCGGTGCTCGCTGGCGGTGAAATCCAAACCCGACGATGCGCAATATGCGCTGGGGATCCAGGTAGACGACGAAGCATGGTACCAGCACGACAATGTGCTCGAACAATATTACCAGCGGCCCGCCGTGATGGAGACTTTCGGCTGGCGGACGATAACGGTGTACGCGAAAGACTGGCTGTCCGAGCCGGAAAAAGTGGTGGAGGATATTATGAAGCGGCTGGGCAAGCAAGCGCAGGCCAACGGGAATGCGGTGGTGAAGGAAGATGCGTTGCCCGAGGGGACGGTCCGCCTGCTGACAGGCGAAGGCAAACAGGAGAAGTTCTGGGAAATTACGGCTACCGGCCCGAAGCTCTTTATCCGCCACGGTAAATCCGGGACGAAGGGGCAGATCGAAGTGAAAACCTGCATCAACGAAGCGGACGCGGAGAAGGAAATGGATAAGGCCATCGCGGAGAAGAAAGCTGCGGGATGGCGGGAGTTGGCCGCAAACTGA
- a CDS encoding sensor histidine kinase has product MKAFLRKYAVRIAVTFMFIVIAWTIRQGIVPDMTIGRHLLTSIPVIIVTQFIWTVLSGVHKLLDKVFPFTKSDAGRIFLQIVLGTILIYVIRSIVFSVIHSCFKIEIDQLTSAMIATVNNFVSITINLALIGQYYTNRWREGIVKEERLVREKMQWQFLHLKNQVDPHFLFNAFTSLDSLVHSNPDLASQFIRHLSKVYRYALQNRDKDMVSLQTEMEMLHHYIALQKIRFGTALVVDIELDASLMDRRIAAVTLQMLMDNAIKHNEIHADHPLRIRIYEHEDYIIVSNNKQVRKQLAASDKQGLEQLKQLYSFLSARPVRVEDGVAEFTVALPLS; this is encoded by the coding sequence ATGAAAGCATTCCTCCGAAAATACGCCGTCCGAATCGCGGTTACCTTCATGTTCATCGTCATCGCCTGGACGATCCGCCAAGGCATCGTGCCCGACATGACCATCGGCAGGCACCTGCTGACGAGTATCCCGGTGATCATCGTCACACAGTTCATCTGGACGGTACTTTCTGGCGTCCATAAGCTGCTTGATAAGGTTTTTCCTTTCACGAAAAGCGACGCCGGGCGGATTTTCCTTCAAATCGTGCTGGGAACGATATTGATTTACGTGATCCGGAGCATCGTGTTCTCGGTCATCCATTCCTGCTTCAAGATTGAGATAGACCAGCTCACATCCGCCATGATCGCCACCGTCAATAACTTCGTATCCATTACGATCAACCTCGCCCTGATCGGTCAATATTATACGAACCGCTGGCGCGAAGGGATCGTGAAGGAGGAAAGGCTCGTCAGGGAAAAGATGCAATGGCAGTTCCTTCACCTCAAAAACCAGGTAGACCCGCATTTCCTGTTCAACGCATTCACTTCGCTGGATAGCCTCGTCCATTCCAACCCCGACCTGGCGTCGCAGTTCATCCGCCATCTTTCCAAAGTGTACCGCTACGCATTGCAGAACCGCGACAAGGACATGGTAAGCCTGCAGACGGAAATGGAGATGCTCCATCACTACATCGCTTTACAGAAAATTCGATTCGGCACCGCGCTGGTGGTTGATATTGAGCTGGATGCGTCGCTGATGGACAGGCGCATCGCGGCGGTGACGCTGCAGATGCTCATGGACAACGCCATCAAGCACAACGAAATACATGCCGACCACCCACTACGCATACGCATATACGAACATGAAGATTACATCATCGTTTCGAATAACAAACAGGTCCGCAAGCAGTTGGCGGCTTCAGATAAACAAGGCCTTGAACAACTGAAACAGTTATATTCGTTCCTGTCTGCCAGGCCGGTGCGGGTGGAAGATGGGGTTGCGGAATTCACGGTGGCATTGCCGCTATCTTAA